Proteins found in one Erythrobacter sp. KY5 genomic segment:
- a CDS encoding alpha-ketoacid dehydrogenase subunit beta, which translates to MSAETQTADPVAETTERRINMIEAINEALDIMLERDDDVIVMGEDVGYFGGVFRCTAGLQEKHGKTRVFDTPISECGIIGVAVGMGAYGLRPVPEIQFADYIYPGLDQLISEAARLRYRSATEYIAPMTVRSPFGGGIFGGQTHSQSPESIFTHVSGLKTVIPSTPYDAKGLLISCIEDNDPVIFFEPKRIYNGPFSGFYDKPVEPWKKHKDSVVPEGYYKIPLGKARTVQEGEALTVLAYGTMVHVAEAVCREKGVYADILDLRTLVPLDIEAIEQSVRKTGRCLIVHEATRTSGFGAELSALVTERCFYHLEAPVERVTGFDTPYPHSLEWAYFPGPVRIGEAIDKILKD; encoded by the coding sequence ATGAGCGCTGAGACCCAAACCGCCGATCCGGTTGCCGAAACGACCGAACGCCGGATCAACATGATCGAGGCGATCAACGAAGCGCTCGACATCATGCTTGAGCGTGACGACGACGTCATCGTGATGGGCGAGGATGTCGGCTATTTCGGCGGCGTGTTCCGCTGCACCGCCGGACTTCAGGAAAAGCACGGCAAGACCCGCGTGTTCGACACGCCGATTTCCGAATGCGGGATCATCGGTGTCGCCGTGGGGATGGGGGCTTATGGCCTGCGTCCTGTCCCGGAAATTCAGTTTGCCGACTACATCTATCCCGGCCTCGACCAGCTGATCTCAGAAGCAGCCCGTCTGCGCTATCGCTCGGCGACCGAATACATCGCTCCAATGACGGTGCGCTCGCCTTTCGGTGGCGGCATTTTCGGTGGGCAGACGCACTCGCAATCGCCCGAAAGCATCTTCACGCACGTGTCGGGCCTCAAGACGGTCATCCCGTCGACGCCCTATGATGCGAAGGGCCTGCTTATCAGCTGTATCGAAGATAACGATCCGGTGATCTTTTTCGAGCCCAAGCGTATTTATAACGGCCCGTTTTCCGGTTTCTACGACAAGCCTGTTGAGCCTTGGAAGAAGCACAAGGATTCTGTGGTGCCGGAAGGCTATTACAAGATCCCGCTTGGCAAGGCGCGCACCGTGCAAGAGGGCGAGGCGCTAACCGTGCTCGCCTACGGCACGATGGTTCATGTGGCGGAGGCCGTGTGCCGTGAAAAAGGCGTTTATGCCGACATCCTCGACCTGCGCACGCTTGTCCCGCTCGACATCGAAGCAATCGAGCAATCGGTCAGGAAAACCGGGCGCTGTCTGATCGTTCACGAAGCGACCCGCACCAGCGGTTTTGGCGCTGAACTCTCGGCGCTTGTGACCGAGCGTTGTTTCTATCACCTCGAAGCCCCGGTCGAGCGCGTGACCGGTTTCGACACCCCTTATCCGCACAGCCTCGAATGGGCCTATTTCCCCGGTCCTGTCCGCATCGGCGAGGCCATCGACAAAATCCTCAAGGACTAA
- a CDS encoding dihydrolipoamide acetyltransferase family protein encodes MAKFTFNMPDVGEGVAEAEIVEWLVKVGDTVAEDQHLVDVMTDKATIDIESPVDGKVIEVAGEVGDVISVGAMLLVIEVEGEVTDEVEEEAAPEPAPEPVAEPEEPCKPMPEPTVTPEPELKPAPAPVPTPTPAPEPAASAAKVLASPAVRQRAKELGVDLSQVKPADDGRVRHGDLDQFIAYNSGGGFSPAGRTREDEPIKVIGLRKRIAQNMSAAKRNIPHFTYVEECDVTALEAMRADLNSARGDRPKLTMLPLLITAFCKLIPDYPMINARYDDEANVVTRHGSVHMGMATQTDNGLMVPVIRDAQARNLWQLATEIGRLANAARDGSAKSEELSGSTITVTSLGPLGGVATTPVINRPEVAIIGPNRIIERPMFVSDGQGAERVEKRKLMNISISCDHRVVDGYDAASFIQDVKKLIETPVLLLSD; translated from the coding sequence ATGGCGAAGTTCACTTTCAACATGCCCGATGTGGGCGAAGGCGTGGCCGAGGCGGAGATCGTCGAATGGCTGGTCAAGGTCGGCGATACCGTTGCCGAGGACCAGCATCTCGTCGACGTGATGACCGACAAGGCAACGATCGACATCGAAAGCCCGGTCGATGGCAAGGTCATCGAGGTTGCCGGCGAAGTCGGCGATGTAATCTCGGTCGGTGCAATGCTGCTGGTGATCGAGGTCGAAGGCGAAGTGACTGATGAGGTTGAGGAAGAGGCTGCTCCTGAGCCTGCGCCTGAACCCGTGGCCGAGCCCGAAGAGCCGTGCAAGCCCATGCCGGAACCGACCGTAACGCCCGAGCCTGAGCTCAAGCCTGCACCGGCTCCTGTACCCACGCCGACACCCGCACCCGAGCCTGCTGCATCAGCGGCGAAGGTTCTCGCATCGCCCGCCGTGCGCCAGCGCGCTAAAGAGCTCGGTGTCGATCTGTCGCAGGTTAAGCCAGCCGACGATGGCCGCGTGCGTCACGGCGATCTGGACCAGTTCATCGCTTACAATTCCGGCGGTGGTTTCTCGCCTGCCGGTCGCACCCGCGAGGACGAGCCGATCAAGGTGATCGGCCTTCGCAAGCGCATCGCTCAGAACATGAGCGCGGCCAAGCGCAACATTCCGCATTTCACCTATGTCGAGGAATGCGACGTCACTGCACTGGAAGCCATGCGCGCCGATCTCAACAGCGCGCGCGGCGATCGGCCGAAACTGACGATGCTGCCGCTGCTGATCACGGCGTTCTGCAAGCTGATCCCGGATTATCCGATGATCAATGCGCGCTACGATGACGAGGCCAATGTCGTCACCCGCCACGGCAGCGTGCACATGGGTATGGCGACCCAGACCGACAACGGTCTGATGGTCCCGGTCATTCGCGATGCGCAGGCGCGCAATCTGTGGCAGCTGGCGACCGAGATCGGGCGTCTGGCGAATGCTGCGCGTGATGGATCGGCGAAATCGGAAGAGCTCTCAGGCTCGACGATCACGGTCACGTCGCTCGGACCGCTTGGCGGTGTTGCGACCACCCCGGTCATCAACCGCCCGGAAGTCGCCATCATCGGTCCCAACCGCATTATCGAGCGCCCGATGTTCGTCTCCGACGGGCAGGGCGCAGAGCGCGTTGAGAAGCGCAAGCTGATGAATATCTCGATCTCCTGCGACCACCGAGTGGTGGATGGATATGATGCGGCCAGCTTTATTCAGGACGTGAAGAAGCTGATCGAGACACCGGTTTTGCTGCTGTCTGATTGA
- a CDS encoding MFS transporter, which produces MASTAEGVAPAPADKPPVALKLAHGFGSVAFGVKNGGFDYFLLLFYGTVIGLEPGLVGLAIFIALVFDAISDPIVGYWSDNLRSRWGRRHPFMYAAALPVGLSYFLLWSPPDLSQMGLFLYLTVLAVTIRTFITFYETPSSALLPELSRDYEERTSIQAYRLFFGWVGGNAMSVLMFGVLLTGPLGMRDPEGFRTYGVVASVLMVAAILVSAIGTHHRIPTFSKPSPNPDPFSLRRVVREMLEILSERSFIALFVATVIFSIALGVNTSLAFLMLNYFWGFSEFQIFIWTTTVFISAAMSFFIAPFAVRRLGKKRATIMLGLLTFTIQPLPVLLRLVDLMPENGDPILFPIMLAVNILDLALIISVQTVSYSMIADLVESNQVKTGRRNEGVYYAAMTFTRKTTQGLGVLSAGVILSLIAFPEGAEPSAVPQDTLWQLGAFYAPTLLILWMAALYCLSRYKIDKAQHEANLAALAKASEG; this is translated from the coding sequence ATGGCATCAACCGCTGAGGGCGTAGCGCCGGCGCCTGCCGACAAACCGCCTGTCGCGCTCAAACTGGCGCATGGTTTCGGCTCGGTCGCGTTCGGTGTGAAGAATGGCGGCTTCGACTATTTCCTTCTGCTTTTCTACGGCACCGTCATCGGCTTGGAGCCCGGACTGGTCGGGCTCGCGATTTTTATCGCGCTTGTGTTCGATGCGATCTCGGATCCTATCGTGGGGTATTGGTCCGACAATCTTCGATCACGCTGGGGGCGAAGGCATCCCTTCATGTACGCAGCCGCTCTCCCGGTGGGGCTGAGCTATTTCCTTTTGTGGAGCCCGCCTGATCTCTCGCAAATGGGGCTGTTCTTGTACCTCACAGTTCTTGCGGTCACGATCAGGACTTTCATCACCTTCTATGAAACGCCCTCCAGCGCGCTGCTGCCAGAACTGTCGCGCGACTATGAAGAGCGCACGAGCATTCAAGCCTATCGCCTGTTCTTTGGATGGGTGGGCGGCAACGCGATGAGCGTCCTGATGTTCGGCGTGCTGCTGACCGGCCCGTTGGGGATGCGCGATCCGGAGGGCTTTCGCACCTATGGCGTCGTCGCGAGCGTGCTGATGGTGGCGGCTATCCTTGTTTCCGCAATCGGCACGCATCATCGCATTCCAACATTCAGCAAGCCGAGCCCAAATCCCGATCCATTCAGCTTACGCCGCGTCGTTCGCGAGATGCTCGAAATTCTGAGCGAGCGCAGCTTCATCGCGCTGTTCGTTGCGACGGTAATCTTCTCGATCGCGCTCGGCGTGAACACCTCGCTTGCCTTTCTGATGCTCAATTATTTCTGGGGCTTCAGCGAGTTTCAGATCTTCATCTGGACGACGACCGTTTTCATATCGGCGGCGATGTCGTTCTTTATCGCGCCATTCGCGGTGCGCAGGCTTGGCAAGAAACGCGCGACGATCATGCTCGGGCTGCTTACCTTCACGATCCAGCCCTTGCCGGTCTTGCTGCGGCTGGTGGACCTGATGCCGGAAAATGGTGACCCGATCCTGTTCCCGATCATGCTGGCGGTGAATATCCTCGATCTGGCGCTCATCATCTCAGTGCAGACCGTGTCCTATTCGATGATCGCGGACCTTGTTGAATCAAACCAGGTCAAGACCGGCAGGCGAAATGAAGGCGTCTATTATGCAGCGATGACGTTCACGCGGAAGACTACGCAAGGGCTCGGCGTGCTGTCTGCGGGCGTCATCCTGTCCTTGATCGCCTTTCCCGAAGGCGCGGAGCCTTCGGCTGTTCCTCAAGACACGCTCTGGCAGCTCGGCGCTTTTTACGCGCCCACGCTGCTTATACTGTGGATGGCGGCCCTCTATTGCCTGTCGCGTTACAAGATCGACAAGGCGCAGCATGAGGCGAACCTGGCCGCGCTGGCAAAGGCAAGTGAGGGCTGA
- a CDS encoding DUF2842 domain-containing protein codes for MRETPTWRIPIGIFGLFVALIIYGVLIAVYLADILATWPGWAQTVTYVTLGVIWLLPLKRFLIWMETGKWGVSREVDQDPA; via the coding sequence ATGCGTGAGACCCCGACCTGGCGTATTCCTATCGGCATTTTTGGCCTGTTTGTGGCGCTCATCATCTACGGCGTACTGATCGCGGTATACCTCGCAGACATCCTCGCGACATGGCCCGGATGGGCGCAGACCGTGACCTACGTGACCCTTGGCGTCATCTGGCTTTTGCCGCTCAAACGCTTTCTGATCTGGATGGAAACCGGAAAATGGGGCGTCAGCCGCGAGGTCGATCAGGACCCGGCTTAA
- a CDS encoding 5-formyltetrahydrofolate cyclo-ligase, whose product MTTKAELRKALRKARREHVAAQPDAVRALLFHRPPAPLLAKLSEKAVIGLYHATGAEAPAAGYARFFHEAGHTIALPHFATESSPMEFRAHTEPHGESDLEDGPFGIRQPAQSAPLISPDVLFVPLVGFTDDLARLGQGGGHYDRWLAANPGRIAIGLAWDVQLCEELPTEPHDIALDAVVTPTRIYGLN is encoded by the coding sequence GTGACCACCAAAGCAGAGCTTCGCAAAGCCCTTAGAAAAGCGCGCCGTGAGCATGTCGCCGCTCAGCCGGACGCCGTGCGGGCGCTGTTGTTCCATCGCCCCCCTGCCCCGCTTCTGGCGAAACTCAGCGAAAAGGCGGTGATCGGGCTTTATCACGCGACCGGGGCCGAAGCGCCTGCGGCTGGCTATGCGCGTTTTTTTCACGAGGCGGGGCACACAATAGCATTGCCCCATTTCGCGACCGAAAGCTCGCCCATGGAGTTTCGCGCTCATACCGAGCCCCACGGTGAAAGCGACCTTGAGGACGGGCCATTCGGTATCAGGCAACCGGCACAATCCGCGCCGCTCATCTCTCCTGACGTTCTGTTCGTACCTCTGGTCGGCTTTACCGACGATCTTGCACGTCTCGGCCAGGGCGGAGGGCATTATGACCGCTGGCTCGCCGCCAACCCCGGCAGGATTGCAATCGGCCTCGCCTGGGACGTGCAATTGTGCGAAGAGCTACCGACCGAGCCGCATGATATCGCGCTCGATGCGGTTGTGACCCCAACTCGAATCTACGGACTGAATTGA
- a CDS encoding cell division protein ZapA yields the protein MSQVKIKVGPRTYSIACGPGDEEKVEAFGKLIDENYAKLGTARAPQEADNLVFAALFMADELDEAKEKAANAKGELAELRIELQRARDDAANALKKAASDNENDKERSGSAKAEMRAQIATLRKAEERARKENLALKARVAEFEEREKHQHDLFGGPAEDAAHSAALAEKLEALAARAEATANALEGQSTTH from the coding sequence GTGAGCCAGGTCAAGATCAAGGTCGGCCCACGCACATATTCGATTGCCTGTGGCCCCGGTGACGAGGAAAAAGTCGAAGCTTTCGGGAAGCTTATCGATGAAAACTACGCCAAGCTTGGGACGGCGCGCGCACCGCAGGAAGCCGACAATCTCGTCTTTGCCGCCCTGTTCATGGCCGATGAGCTCGACGAGGCAAAAGAGAAGGCAGCCAATGCCAAGGGCGAGCTTGCCGAATTGCGGATCGAACTTCAGCGTGCCCGTGACGACGCGGCGAACGCCTTGAAGAAAGCTGCGTCCGACAACGAAAACGACAAGGAGCGCAGCGGCTCGGCCAAGGCGGAAATGCGCGCGCAAATCGCGACCCTTCGCAAGGCCGAAGAACGCGCCCGCAAAGAAAATCTCGCTCTCAAGGCGAGAGTCGCGGAATTCGAGGAACGCGAGAAGCATCAGCACGATCTTTTTGGCGGTCCCGCAGAGGACGCCGCGCACTCCGCAGCGCTCGCGGAAAAGCTCGAAGCCCTGGCGGCACGGGCTGAAGCGACTGCGAACGCGCTTGAAGGCCAGTCGACCACACACTAA
- the tkt gene encoding transketolase — MTLDAARLQPMANAIRALSMDAVQAANSGHPGMPMGMADVATVLFDRHLKFDPGRPDWADRDRFVLSAGHGSMLIYSLLHLSGYARPTMEEIANFRQLGSPCAGHPENFLIEGIECTTGPLGQGLAMAVGMAMAERHLNANFGDDLVDHRTWVVAGDGCLMEGINHEAIGLAGHLNLGRLIVLWDDNAITIDGATDLSTSENVKARYEATGWHVVSCDGHDFDDIERALEEAKADPRPSLVACKTIIGKGAPNKQGTSATHGAPLGPDEVAAARDMLGWEAEPFKVPQEILVDWRKTAERGRHEHGEWERRLSESPERDAFDSQLAGVAEAVDTAIQQHIRTLAAEPQKAATRKASEMALGPLTESLPQMIGGSADLTGSNNTKTPSTLPMSADDYSGRYVYYGIREFGMAAAMNGMALHGGVVPYGGTFLIFSDYCRNAIRLSALQKTQAIYVMTHDSIGLGEDGPTHQPVEQVMSLRLIPNLYTFRPCDTIETAECWALALKAEETPSVLALTRQGLPQLRGEGDEQWTGEANRCAKGGYRLRSAGADRRVVIVASGSEVALAMECADQLEEAGVGVDVVSMPCTELFDAQDEAYKADLLPHDTLIVSIEAGSTLGWERYTGRGGLNIGMESFGASAPAGDLFAHFGFTAGAIVPQIQNKLNN, encoded by the coding sequence ATGACCCTCGACGCCGCCCGCCTTCAGCCGATGGCAAACGCCATCCGTGCGCTCTCAATGGACGCGGTGCAGGCCGCAAATTCGGGACACCCCGGTATGCCGATGGGCATGGCGGATGTCGCGACCGTGCTGTTCGACCGGCATCTGAAATTCGATCCGGGCCGCCCCGACTGGGCAGACCGCGACCGTTTCGTTCTGTCGGCAGGTCACGGCTCGATGCTGATCTATTCGCTGCTCCACCTGTCGGGCTACGCACGTCCGACGATGGAGGAGATCGCCAATTTCCGCCAGCTGGGCAGCCCTTGTGCGGGCCACCCGGAAAACTTCCTCATCGAAGGCATCGAATGCACCACCGGCCCGCTTGGTCAGGGGCTCGCTATGGCGGTTGGCATGGCCATGGCCGAACGGCACCTTAATGCGAATTTCGGTGACGATCTTGTCGACCATCGCACCTGGGTGGTCGCGGGCGACGGTTGTCTTATGGAAGGGATCAACCACGAAGCAATCGGACTTGCCGGGCACCTGAACCTGGGCCGACTGATCGTGCTGTGGGACGACAACGCGATCACCATCGACGGTGCGACGGACCTTTCCACCAGCGAGAACGTCAAGGCCCGCTACGAAGCGACCGGTTGGCATGTCGTGTCGTGCGACGGCCACGATTTCGACGATATTGAGCGCGCACTCGAAGAAGCCAAGGCCGATCCACGCCCCTCGCTGGTAGCGTGCAAGACCATCATCGGAAAGGGCGCTCCGAACAAACAGGGCACCAGCGCCACGCATGGCGCACCGCTCGGCCCGGACGAAGTGGCCGCTGCGCGCGATATGCTTGGCTGGGAAGCGGAGCCTTTCAAGGTGCCGCAGGAAATCCTCGTCGATTGGCGCAAGACCGCCGAGCGCGGTCGCCATGAACACGGCGAATGGGAGCGGCGACTGAGCGAATCGCCCGAACGCGATGCTTTCGATAGCCAGCTGGCGGGCGTTGCCGAGGCGGTCGATACAGCCATCCAGCAACATATCCGCACGCTCGCCGCAGAGCCGCAAAAGGCCGCGACCCGCAAGGCAAGCGAGATGGCCCTTGGCCCCCTCACGGAAAGCTTGCCGCAGATGATCGGTGGTTCGGCAGACCTCACGGGCTCGAACAACACCAAGACGCCATCGACCCTGCCGATGAGCGCGGACGATTATTCGGGCCGCTACGTCTATTACGGTATTCGCGAGTTCGGAATGGCTGCCGCGATGAACGGCATGGCGTTGCATGGCGGCGTTGTGCCTTATGGCGGGACGTTCCTGATCTTTTCGGACTATTGCCGCAACGCAATCCGCCTTTCCGCGCTCCAGAAAACGCAGGCGATCTATGTCATGACCCATGACAGCATCGGCCTTGGCGAAGATGGTCCGACGCACCAGCCGGTCGAACAGGTGATGAGCCTGCGCCTGATACCGAACCTCTACACCTTCCGCCCGTGCGACACGATCGAAACGGCGGAGTGCTGGGCGCTTGCGTTGAAGGCAGAGGAAACGCCGTCAGTGCTGGCCCTGACGCGGCAAGGTCTCCCGCAATTGCGCGGCGAGGGTGATGAACAATGGACGGGCGAGGCGAACCGCTGCGCCAAGGGCGGCTATCGCCTTCGCAGCGCAGGCGCGGATCGCCGTGTCGTGATCGTCGCCAGCGGCAGCGAAGTCGCGCTCGCGATGGAATGCGCTGATCAGCTTGAAGAGGCAGGCGTCGGGGTGGATGTCGTCTCCATGCCGTGCACCGAGCTCTTCGATGCGCAGGATGAAGCCTACAAGGCCGACCTGTTGCCTCACGACACGCTGATCGTTTCGATTGAGGCGGGTTCGACCCTCGGCTGGGAGCGCTACACAGGTCGCGGCGGTCTCAATATCGGCATGGAAAGCTTCGGCGCTTCGGCTCCGGCGGGCGATCTGTTTGCCCATTTCGGTTTCACGGCGGGCGCAATCGTCCCCCAAATTCAGAACAAATTGAACAACTAA
- the gap gene encoding type I glyceraldehyde-3-phosphate dehydrogenase produces MATKVAINGFGRIGRLVARAILERDDHDLELVSINDLADTKSNALLFQYDSTHGRFPGTVEVAAKDDGGGAMVVNGKSIAVTSERDPGNLPHGDQGVDIVLECTGFFQSHEAAEPHLKAGAKRVLISAPAKNVSATIVYGVNHETLTAEDVIVSNASCTTNCLSPVAKVLNDTVGIERGFMTTIHSYTNDQRMLDQMHSDMRRARGGAQNMIPTTTGAARAVGLVLPELAGKLDGSSVRVPTPNVSLVDLVFTPGRDTSADELNEALKAAAEGPMKGVLEYTDQPLVSSDFNHQPASSTVDSLETSVMEGKLARVVSWYDNEWGFSNRMIDTAGVMAKFL; encoded by the coding sequence ATGGCCACCAAAGTCGCCATCAACGGTTTCGGCCGTATTGGACGCCTTGTCGCACGCGCAATCCTTGAGCGTGACGATCACGACCTTGAGCTCGTTTCGATCAACGACCTTGCAGATACAAAGTCGAACGCGCTGCTGTTCCAATACGATTCCACCCATGGCCGTTTCCCCGGCACGGTCGAAGTCGCTGCCAAGGATGATGGGGGCGGCGCAATGGTCGTGAACGGCAAGAGCATCGCGGTCACGTCTGAGCGAGATCCGGGTAATCTCCCGCATGGCGACCAGGGCGTCGACATCGTGCTGGAATGCACCGGCTTCTTCCAGAGCCACGAGGCCGCTGAACCCCACCTCAAAGCGGGCGCAAAGCGGGTGCTTATCTCGGCACCCGCCAAGAACGTGTCGGCCACCATCGTTTACGGCGTAAACCACGAGACGTTGACTGCCGAGGACGTGATCGTCTCGAACGCAAGCTGCACCACCAACTGCCTGTCGCCCGTTGCCAAGGTGCTGAACGACACGGTCGGGATCGAGCGCGGTTTCATGACCACGATCCACTCCTACACCAACGATCAGCGTATGCTGGACCAGATGCACTCGGACATGCGCCGTGCGCGCGGCGGGGCGCAGAACATGATTCCGACCACCACCGGCGCAGCCCGCGCGGTCGGTCTGGTCCTGCCCGAACTCGCCGGCAAGCTCGACGGATCGAGCGTGCGCGTGCCCACGCCCAATGTCAGCCTCGTCGACCTCGTCTTCACGCCGGGCCGCGACACCAGCGCCGATGAGCTGAATGAAGCTCTCAAGGCAGCTGCCGAAGGTCCGATGAAGGGCGTTCTCGAATACACCGACCAGCCGCTGGTCTCGAGCGACTTCAACCACCAGCCCGCCAGCTCGACTGTCGACAGCCTCGAAACCAGCGTGATGGAAGGCAAGCTTGCCCGCGTGGTCAGCTGGTACGACAACGAATGGGGCTTCTCGAACCGCATGATCGACACTGCGGGCGTGATGGCAAAGTTTCTCTGA
- the pgk gene encoding phosphoglycerate kinase: MTAFKTLDDLGDVTGKVALVRVDLNLPMKDGSATDLTRVEAVKQTILELADKGAKVLLLAHFGRPKGQRSSVLSTSMVVGDVEKVLDKELMFIPEVHGPVVAQSIGILRDGDIGLLDNTRFWPGEEGNDPNFAQAIAVHGDFYVNDAFSTAHRAHASTEGITHFLPSYAGRAMEKELKALDAALGDPEAPVAAVVGGAKVSTKLAVLENLVGRVQHLIIGGGMANTFLAARGVDVGKSLCEHDLTDTASKIMDEADHAGCTVHLPYDVVVAKEFAANPPSLRTCNVHEVASDEMILDIGPQATEALADVLKTCRTLVWNGPLGAFETEPFDTATVALARHAAALTQEGSLTSVAGGGDTVAALAQAGVTDDVTYLSTAGGAFLEWMEGKQLPGVAALERADG; encoded by the coding sequence ATGACGGCATTCAAGACGCTCGATGATCTTGGTGACGTGACCGGCAAGGTCGCGCTCGTCCGGGTCGATTTGAACCTTCCGATGAAGGATGGTTCGGCCACCGACCTGACCCGTGTGGAAGCGGTGAAGCAGACCATTCTCGAACTCGCCGACAAGGGCGCGAAAGTGCTCTTGCTCGCGCATTTCGGGCGTCCCAAGGGTCAGCGTTCGAGCGTGCTTTCGACCAGCATGGTCGTGGGCGATGTCGAAAAGGTGCTCGATAAGGAGCTGATGTTCATTCCCGAGGTCCACGGACCTGTCGTGGCGCAGAGCATCGGTATCCTGCGCGATGGCGATATTGGCCTTCTCGACAACACCCGCTTTTGGCCGGGCGAGGAGGGCAATGACCCCAACTTCGCGCAAGCCATCGCGGTGCATGGCGATTTCTATGTGAACGACGCCTTCTCCACCGCGCACCGCGCCCATGCGAGCACGGAAGGCATAACGCATTTCCTGCCCTCCTATGCGGGCCGCGCGATGGAGAAGGAACTCAAGGCGCTCGACGCGGCGCTGGGCGATCCCGAAGCGCCGGTTGCGGCGGTCGTCGGCGGGGCGAAGGTCTCGACCAAGCTTGCCGTGCTGGAAAATCTGGTTGGCCGCGTCCAGCATCTCATCATCGGCGGCGGCATGGCGAACACGTTTCTCGCCGCGCGCGGCGTCGATGTGGGCAAGTCGCTGTGCGAGCATGACCTGACGGACACCGCTTCGAAAATCATGGATGAGGCCGACCACGCAGGCTGCACCGTGCACCTGCCTTACGACGTGGTCGTCGCCAAGGAATTTGCCGCAAACCCGCCAAGCCTTCGCACCTGCAACGTCCACGAGGTTGCTAGCGACGAAATGATCCTCGACATCGGCCCTCAGGCGACCGAGGCGCTTGCCGATGTGCTCAAGACCTGCCGAACGCTGGTCTGGAACGGGCCGCTTGGCGCATTTGAGACCGAGCCTTTCGATACCGCCACCGTTGCGCTTGCACGCCATGCGGCTGCGCTCACTCAGGAAGGATCGCTCACCAGTGTCGCTGGTGGAGGCGACACCGTTGCTGCGCTCGCCCAGGCTGGTGTGACCGATGACGTGACCTACCTGTCGACGGCAGGCGGCGCGTTCCTCGAATGGATGGAAGGCAAGCAGCTGCCGGGCGTTGCTGCGCTTGAACGTGCCGATGGCTGA
- a CDS encoding nuclear transport factor 2 family protein, with translation MAEVQDSIEVLENRLMRAWLHQSAGEIRNLVQADCLMMFGTAPPVLLDRPSFIAGLERGLRCDAFRFHEVTARAYGKTAWFTGHAELDLSIGARRWTGNFLITDLWRKGTVRRRWKLAERSIAPAENNSQLSDAILALQLWR, from the coding sequence ATGGCTGAAGTTCAGGACAGCATCGAGGTCCTCGAAAATCGCCTGATGCGCGCGTGGCTGCATCAGTCGGCTGGAGAAATCAGAAACCTCGTGCAGGCCGATTGCCTAATGATGTTCGGCACCGCGCCGCCGGTATTGCTGGACCGGCCCAGCTTCATCGCAGGGCTTGAACGGGGCCTTCGATGCGACGCGTTCCGTTTTCACGAAGTCACCGCGCGCGCTTACGGCAAGACGGCGTGGTTCACCGGCCATGCGGAACTTGATCTGTCGATCGGAGCCCGGCGTTGGACCGGAAACTTCCTGATTACCGATCTGTGGCGCAAGGGTACGGTCCGGCGGCGCTGGAAACTCGCGGAGCGCAGCATTGCGCCGGCGGAGAACAACAGCCAGCTCTCCGACGCTATCCTCGCCCTGCAATTGTGGCGCTGA
- a CDS encoding TIGR02466 family protein produces the protein MAETRHLFSTPFVIDTLRSAEGISHLKNLIIAEKARDEDGVQISNIGGWHSNTKMLEWGGEAARALALKAMDMADAAMINVGADQGREYGWVPEMWANVSTRGNANQYHTHPGSFWSAVAYIDDGYEGDPDAGLGGELQLLDPRMPMVRMTVPDLRFKDVDGGLQNNEPMVRPHTGLIVMFPSWLQHSVRAFYGNGTRISIAINLIAGPKARGGN, from the coding sequence ATGGCAGAAACACGGCATCTCTTCTCGACCCCCTTCGTCATCGACACGCTGCGCAGTGCAGAAGGTATCTCGCATCTCAAGAACCTCATCATCGCGGAAAAAGCGCGCGATGAGGACGGGGTGCAAATCTCCAATATCGGCGGCTGGCATTCGAACACGAAGATGCTCGAATGGGGCGGCGAAGCGGCGCGCGCGCTGGCTCTGAAGGCCATGGATATGGCCGATGCGGCGATGATCAATGTCGGCGCGGATCAGGGCCGCGAATATGGCTGGGTTCCGGAGATGTGGGCCAATGTGTCGACCAGGGGCAACGCCAACCAGTATCACACCCATCCCGGCAGCTTCTGGTCTGCGGTTGCCTATATCGACGATGGGTATGAAGGTGACCCCGACGCAGGGCTTGGCGGCGAACTCCAGCTTCTCGATCCGCGCATGCCGATGGTGCGAATGACCGTGCCGGACCTGCGCTTTAAGGATGTGGATGGCGGATTGCAGAACAATGAGCCGATGGTTCGCCCGCATACCGGCCTGATCGTGATGTTCCCCAGCTGGCTGCAACATTCCGTGCGCGCTTTTTATGGGAACGGCACGCGCATTTCGATCGCGATCAACCTTATCGCTGGTCCCAAGGCGCGCGGCGGGAACTGA